The Ancylobacter sp. WKF20 genome contains a region encoding:
- a CDS encoding efflux RND transporter periplasmic adaptor subunit, with protein MRRLLCRSVIYLPATTASEGVLMRRGTGLLLCLVLTVGGGAFAYQKGWLAALPAFKGEAAAQEPRGAAPRVAVEVATARQADVTTDIRSIGSLQSDESVKVASEVAGRIQEIRFREGQHVKAGDVLIQLDAALVNASREETEARLELAKANYERAQRLQQSGSGTARALDEARAELNTANALLDSQRVQIAKHTITAPFDGTVGLRSVSPGAYIAIGTELVNLEKIDTLKVDFKVPETQLGRVAADQSVDVMVDALPGRSFTGTVYAIDPLIDVNGRALSVRARLPNPDLTLRPGLFVRVVLKGRDVRSAVFVPESAVVPRGQERLVWVIEAGKALQKKVILGERQAGEVEVVSGLQAGATVVTAGQGRLRPNAAVDIVSAPPAPQS; from the coding sequence ATGCGCCGTCTGCTGTGTCGCAGCGTAATATATCTGCCTGCGACAACGGCCAGCGAAGGGGTGCTTATGCGACGCGGGACCGGCCTGCTGCTTTGTCTTGTCCTCACAGTGGGAGGCGGAGCTTTCGCCTACCAGAAGGGATGGCTGGCTGCTCTGCCCGCGTTCAAGGGAGAGGCGGCGGCGCAGGAGCCGCGTGGCGCCGCCCCGCGCGTCGCGGTCGAGGTCGCGACCGCACGGCAAGCTGACGTCACTACCGACATACGTTCCATCGGTAGTCTGCAGTCCGATGAATCGGTCAAGGTCGCCTCCGAGGTCGCCGGCCGCATTCAGGAGATCCGTTTCCGGGAAGGTCAGCACGTCAAGGCGGGCGACGTGCTGATTCAGCTCGACGCCGCGCTGGTCAACGCCTCCCGCGAGGAAACCGAGGCGCGGCTGGAGCTCGCCAAGGCGAATTACGAGCGGGCGCAGCGCCTTCAGCAGAGTGGTTCCGGCACGGCGCGGGCGCTCGATGAAGCGCGGGCCGAGCTGAACACGGCCAACGCGCTGCTCGATTCACAGCGGGTGCAGATCGCCAAGCACACGATTACCGCCCCGTTCGATGGAACCGTGGGTCTGCGCTCAGTGTCCCCCGGTGCCTACATCGCCATCGGTACGGAGCTGGTCAATCTGGAGAAGATCGACACCCTCAAGGTCGATTTCAAAGTGCCGGAAACCCAGCTCGGGCGCGTGGCGGCCGACCAGTCCGTGGACGTGATGGTGGATGCGCTGCCCGGACGCAGCTTCACCGGCACCGTCTACGCCATCGACCCGCTGATCGACGTGAACGGGCGTGCGCTCAGCGTCCGTGCCCGCCTGCCCAATCCTGACCTGACGCTTCGCCCCGGCCTGTTTGTGCGCGTGGTGCTGAAGGGGCGTGATGTCCGTAGCGCCGTCTTCGTGCCGGAGAGCGCTGTCGTGCCGCGGGGGCAGGAGCGGCTTGTGTGGGTGATTGAGGCCGGTAAGGCCTTGCAGAAGAAGGTGATTCTGGGCGAGCGCCAGGCCGGTGAGGTGGAGGTTGTGAGCGGCCTTCAGGCCGGCGCCACCGTCGTCACCGCCGGGCAGGGACGGCTGCGTCCCAATGCGGCTGTCGATATCGTGAGCGCCCCGCCGGCTCCGCAGAGCTGA
- a CDS encoding efflux RND transporter permease subunit, translated as MGLPEICIRRPVFATVLSLLMVLVGIVAYSRLTVREYPNIDEPVVSVVTSYTGASASIVETQVTQVLEGSIAGIEGIDVLESTSRSESSRITVRFRPEINPDVAASDVRDRVSRVRQRLPDEIDEPVISKVEADAQPVVFVVFRSDRMNGLELTDYIDRYVVDRFKNLTGVADVQIYGERRYAMRVWIDRERLASYALTVQDIEDSLRAQNVEIPSGRIESTDREFNVLSRTALSTVDQFNDIVVKRADGAQVRLGEVARVELGAADERRSSRFQGAQAIIVGIIKQAVANPLDVSSGVRGVLPAVNQSLPEGMSATVGNDNAVFIDRSIKSVFHTIFEAVVLVVLVIVLFLRSWRASLIPIVTIPISLVTTFAIMYALGFSVNTLTLLAMVLAIGLVVDDAIVVLENIFRHIEHGMKPIPAAIKGSREIGFAVIAMTLTLAAVYAPVAFASGRTGRLFLEFALTLAGAVLISGFVALSLTPMMCSRLLRHEAKPGRVSAFIERGLSGLENGYRRWLTATLKVRPLVLLVALLVGASSGVLLYVLPSELSPVEDRGIVRVTGSGPEGSTLGYTTRYTNQIDGIVNKIPEIDSVLIINGMPEVNRFLVIGRLKDWDERDRRQQEIVAATSPQLRRIAGVNAYANNPASLGASNNSRPIEFVLQTSGTYEELDQYVERFLARVADYPGLTSVESDLKLNKPEISITVDRAKAADLGIDVSALGRTLESLLGGRQVTRFEVSGEQYDVYVQLDAQDRASPATLDTIYLRSASGDMVQLSNLVTVRETVAPQELKRFNQLRSATISANLAPGFAQGEALAFLDQTAREILPQTVQTDVAGQSREFRATGQSLLVVFILALGFIYLVLAAQFESFRDPVIIMLTVPLSMTGALAALYFTGGTLNVYSQIGLVTLVGLITKHGILIVEFANQQQEAGHDRLGAVIESAVLRLRPILMTTGAMVLGAVPLALATGAGAESRSQIGWVIVGGMTLGTVLTLFVVPAVYSLIGRIHHVAHAEIAPGLVHSPAE; from the coding sequence ATGGGGCTTCCCGAGATCTGCATCCGGCGCCCGGTCTTCGCGACCGTGCTCAGCCTGCTCATGGTGCTGGTCGGCATCGTCGCCTATAGCCGCCTGACGGTGCGTGAATACCCTAACATCGACGAACCGGTGGTTTCCGTCGTCACCAGCTACACCGGCGCCTCGGCGAGCATCGTCGAGACGCAGGTCACGCAGGTTCTCGAAGGCTCGATCGCCGGTATCGAGGGCATCGACGTTCTCGAATCCACCAGCCGCTCGGAATCCAGCCGCATCACCGTGCGCTTCCGCCCGGAGATCAACCCGGACGTTGCGGCCAGCGATGTGCGCGATCGTGTCAGCCGCGTGCGCCAGCGTCTGCCGGACGAGATCGACGAGCCCGTGATCTCCAAGGTCGAGGCGGACGCGCAGCCCGTCGTCTTCGTCGTGTTCCGTTCCGACCGGATGAACGGTTTGGAGCTGACCGACTACATCGACCGCTATGTCGTCGACCGCTTCAAGAACCTCACCGGCGTCGCCGACGTGCAGATCTATGGCGAGCGGCGCTACGCCATGCGGGTGTGGATCGACCGCGAGCGCCTCGCCTCCTATGCGCTGACGGTGCAGGACATCGAGGACTCGCTGCGGGCGCAGAATGTCGAAATCCCGTCCGGGCGCATCGAAAGCACGGATCGCGAGTTCAACGTGCTCTCGCGCACCGCGCTGTCGACGGTCGATCAGTTCAACGACATCGTGGTGAAGCGGGCCGATGGCGCGCAGGTGCGCCTCGGCGAGGTCGCGAGGGTCGAACTCGGCGCGGCCGATGAACGGCGCTCCAGCCGCTTCCAGGGCGCCCAGGCGATCATCGTCGGCATCATCAAGCAGGCGGTGGCCAACCCGCTCGACGTCTCCTCCGGCGTGCGCGGCGTGCTGCCGGCGGTGAACCAGAGCCTGCCCGAGGGCATGAGCGCGACGGTCGGCAACGACAATGCCGTCTTCATCGACCGCTCGATCAAGTCGGTGTTCCACACCATCTTCGAGGCGGTGGTGCTGGTCGTGCTGGTGATCGTGCTGTTCCTGCGCTCCTGGCGTGCCTCGCTCATCCCCATCGTCACCATCCCGATCTCGCTGGTGACCACGTTTGCGATCATGTACGCGCTCGGTTTCAGCGTGAACACGCTGACCCTGCTCGCCATGGTGCTGGCCATCGGCCTGGTGGTCGATGACGCCATCGTGGTGCTGGAGAACATTTTCCGGCACATCGAGCACGGCATGAAGCCGATCCCTGCCGCGATCAAAGGCTCGCGCGAGATCGGCTTCGCGGTGATCGCCATGACGCTGACGCTCGCCGCGGTCTACGCGCCGGTGGCGTTCGCCTCGGGGCGTACCGGACGGCTGTTCCTGGAATTTGCCCTGACACTCGCCGGAGCCGTGCTCATCTCCGGCTTCGTCGCGCTGTCGCTGACGCCGATGATGTGCTCGCGGCTTCTTCGGCATGAGGCAAAGCCGGGCCGGGTCTCCGCCTTCATCGAGCGCGGCCTCAGTGGGCTCGAGAACGGCTATCGCCGCTGGCTGACCGCAACGCTCAAGGTACGTCCGCTGGTGCTGCTCGTGGCGCTGCTCGTCGGCGCCTCGAGCGGCGTGCTGCTTTATGTCCTGCCCTCCGAACTCTCCCCCGTTGAGGATCGAGGCATCGTCCGTGTTACCGGCAGCGGGCCCGAAGGTTCGACTCTCGGCTACACCACGCGCTACACCAACCAGATCGACGGAATCGTGAACAAGATTCCGGAGATCGACAGCGTGCTCATCATCAACGGTATGCCCGAGGTGAACCGGTTCCTCGTCATCGGTCGGCTGAAGGACTGGGACGAGCGCGACCGCCGGCAGCAGGAGATCGTCGCCGCCACCTCGCCGCAACTGCGGCGCATCGCCGGCGTGAATGCCTACGCCAATAATCCCGCCTCGCTCGGCGCTTCCAATAATTCGCGCCCCATCGAGTTCGTGCTGCAGACCTCCGGTACCTATGAGGAGCTCGACCAGTATGTTGAGCGCTTCCTCGCGCGCGTCGCCGATTACCCCGGCCTGACCAGCGTCGAGAGCGACCTCAAGCTCAACAAGCCGGAGATTTCCATCACCGTGGACCGCGCCAAGGCGGCCGATCTGGGCATCGACGTCTCGGCGCTTGGTCGCACGCTCGAGAGCCTGCTCGGCGGGCGGCAGGTCACGCGCTTCGAGGTGAGTGGCGAGCAGTATGACGTCTATGTCCAGCTCGACGCGCAGGACCGTGCCTCCCCGGCGACGCTGGACACGATCTATCTGCGGTCGGCGAGCGGTGACATGGTGCAGCTCTCCAACCTTGTAACGGTGCGCGAGACGGTAGCGCCCCAGGAGCTGAAGCGCTTCAATCAGCTGCGTTCAGCGACCATCTCGGCCAATCTCGCGCCGGGCTTCGCCCAAGGCGAGGCACTGGCATTCCTCGACCAGACCGCTCGGGAGATCCTTCCCCAGACCGTGCAGACGGATGTGGCTGGCCAGAGCCGTGAATTCCGGGCGACGGGCCAGAGCCTGCTCGTCGTGTTCATCCTGGCGCTCGGCTTCATCTATCTGGTGCTGGCGGCGCAGTTCGAGAGCTTCCGCGATCCGGTCATCATCATGCTGACGGTGCCGCTGTCGATGACGGGAGCGTTGGCAGCGCTTTATTTCACGGGCGGGACGCTCAACGTCTATTCGCAGATCGGCCTCGTTACCCTCGTCGGCCTCATCACCAAGCACGGCATCCTGATCGTCGAGTTCGCCAACCAGCAGCAGGAGGCCGGTCACGACCGGCTCGGCGCGGTGATTGAATCGGCGGTGCTGCGTCTGCGGCCGATCCTGATGACCACAGGTGCCATGGTGCTCGGCGCGGTTCCGCTGGCGCTCGCGACGGGGGCGGGTGCCGAGAGCCGCTCGCAGATCGGCTGGGTCATCGTGGGCGGCATGACGCTCGGGACAGTGCTAACCCTTTTTGTCGTCCCCGCCGTCTATTCGCTGATCGGCCGCATCCATCATGTGGCCCATGCCGAGATCGCGCCCGGCCTCGTCCACAGCCCCGCCGAATAG